From the Prunus dulcis chromosome 4, ALMONDv2, whole genome shotgun sequence genome, one window contains:
- the LOC117625141 gene encoding autophagy-related protein 8c-like isoform X1: MAESSCNLENHLETMRAEENISDPAPMVVKNAAAAASLSVIPDINKMKKKKKRKPTIVISPVRALLLDTWNMRHVWKNADGTSSNEKHIDPWLLRETHPDLVPVAVEKDARSDIAEIDVKKYLVPKDALLGDFIAYVRMWIFLKKKKPMFVFFKNTVPPTGASMGAVDEENKDDDGFLHMTYSGNDAFSYSGNVVTC; the protein is encoded by the exons ATGGCCGAAAGCtcttgcaaccttgaaaatCATCTGG aaACGATGCGAGCAGAAGAGAACATTTCAGATCCAGCCCCA ATGGTTGTGAAGAATGCTGCCGCTGCTGCTTCCCTAAGTGTCATTCCTGACATTAataagatgaagaagaagaagaagag GAAACCGACAATAGTAATATCTCCGGTTAGAGCTTTACTTTTAGACACTTGGAATATGAGGCACGTGTGGAAGAATGCG GATGGTACAAGTAGTAATGAAAAACATATAGACCCTTGGCTTTTGAGGGAGACGCACCCAGATTTGGTACCA GTGGCTGTGGAGAAGGATGCAAGGAGTGATATTGCTGAGATTGACGTGAAGAA GTACCTTGTCCCCAAGGATGCACTTCTTGGAGATTTTATTGCTTATGTTCGGATGTGGATCtttctaaagaaaaaaaaacctatgtTTGTCTTCTTCAAAAACACTGTACCTCCCACAG GTGCCTCTATGGGTGCAGTTGATGAGGAAAATAAGGATGATGATGGATTTCTTCACATGACCTACAGTGGGAATGATGCCTTCAGCTACAGTGGGAATGTTGTGACCTGTTGA
- the LOC117625141 gene encoding autophagy-related protein 8c-like isoform X2, translated as MAESSCNLENHLETMRAEENISDPAPMVVKNAAAAASLSVIPDINKMKKKKKRKPTIVISPVRALLLDTWNMRHVWKNADGTSSNEKHIDPWLLRETHPDLVAVEKDARSDIAEIDVKKYLVPKDALLGDFIAYVRMWIFLKKKKPMFVFFKNTVPPTGASMGAVDEENKDDDGFLHMTYSGNDAFSYSGNVVTC; from the exons ATGGCCGAAAGCtcttgcaaccttgaaaatCATCTGG aaACGATGCGAGCAGAAGAGAACATTTCAGATCCAGCCCCA ATGGTTGTGAAGAATGCTGCCGCTGCTGCTTCCCTAAGTGTCATTCCTGACATTAataagatgaagaagaagaagaagag GAAACCGACAATAGTAATATCTCCGGTTAGAGCTTTACTTTTAGACACTTGGAATATGAGGCACGTGTGGAAGAATGCG GATGGTACAAGTAGTAATGAAAAACATATAGACCCTTGGCTTTTGAGGGAGACGCACCCAGATTTG GTGGCTGTGGAGAAGGATGCAAGGAGTGATATTGCTGAGATTGACGTGAAGAA GTACCTTGTCCCCAAGGATGCACTTCTTGGAGATTTTATTGCTTATGTTCGGATGTGGATCtttctaaagaaaaaaaaacctatgtTTGTCTTCTTCAAAAACACTGTACCTCCCACAG GTGCCTCTATGGGTGCAGTTGATGAGGAAAATAAGGATGATGATGGATTTCTTCACATGACCTACAGTGGGAATGATGCCTTCAGCTACAGTGGGAATGTTGTGACCTGTTGA